A genome region from Nocardia sp. NBC_00565 includes the following:
- a CDS encoding non-ribosomal peptide synthetase codes for MATGTSTVAELFSRQVHRIGDATAVVHPDGRLSYRQLDDVATRQARALHRHGVRRGHLVAVYLDNSLDLIIALLAIVKSGACYLPLAVTDPSRRTGMLLRAAEPKLVLVHQHGTEWMTGLAPIVPMSVETGDDDPPGNPRPGPAPGDAAYIIHTSGSTGRPKGVVIEHGALATYLRWAVTWYPGLAGLVRVHASPAFDMAVTSLFGPLVAGGTLDVAPLDDPGETHDTPTFLKVTPAHLPLLRSAFPHCAPTSDLIVGGEALTGAMLADWRRENPAATVVNEYGPTEATVGCCVHRVVPGEALAPGPVPIGLATPGTRLHVLDSRLRPVGAGELYIAGQQLARGYLGRPGLTAAAFVADPLGPPGTRMYRTGDRVRRRDDDLLEFTGRVDDQLAINGFRVEPGEIVDMLTRAADVDQAAVVALDDGSAGAGLVAYVTPAPGATPTAAALREYLADRLPGHLVPTTIVLLEAFPLTPNGKLDYAALPELVAGTGMHADSPPAPRTPTEHLVCELMAELLELEQVGIDDDFFALGGTSLAAARLVTRARRNGVDFTLTDVLSHRTVRRLLDPPFRPAGH; via the coding sequence ATGGCGACCGGCACATCCACTGTCGCGGAACTGTTCAGCAGACAGGTGCATCGGATCGGCGATGCCACGGCTGTCGTCCACCCCGACGGCCGACTCAGCTACCGCCAGCTCGACGACGTCGCCACCCGTCAGGCCCGAGCGTTGCACCGCCACGGCGTGCGCCGGGGTCACCTCGTCGCGGTGTACCTCGACAACTCCCTCGATCTCATCATCGCGCTGCTCGCGATTGTCAAGAGCGGGGCATGTTATCTGCCACTGGCCGTGACCGATCCGTCGCGGCGTACCGGGATGCTCCTGCGAGCAGCCGAACCGAAGCTCGTTCTGGTCCACCAGCACGGCACGGAGTGGATGACCGGACTCGCTCCCATAGTCCCGATGAGCGTGGAGACCGGCGACGACGATCCCCCCGGCAATCCGCGACCCGGCCCGGCGCCAGGCGATGCCGCGTACATCATCCACACGTCCGGTTCCACCGGCCGCCCCAAGGGCGTCGTCATCGAACACGGTGCCCTCGCAACGTATCTACGTTGGGCCGTGACGTGGTATCCGGGCCTTGCGGGCTTGGTGCGCGTGCACGCCTCGCCAGCGTTCGACATGGCGGTGACAAGTCTGTTCGGCCCACTGGTCGCGGGCGGAACTCTCGACGTCGCGCCCCTCGACGATCCCGGCGAAACCCACGACACGCCGACCTTTCTCAAGGTGACTCCCGCGCACCTGCCGCTGCTGCGCTCCGCGTTCCCGCACTGCGCGCCCACCTCGGATCTCATCGTGGGCGGCGAAGCGCTCACCGGTGCGATGCTCGCCGACTGGCGGCGCGAGAACCCGGCGGCCACCGTTGTCAACGAGTACGGTCCCACCGAAGCCACGGTGGGCTGTTGCGTCCACCGGGTGGTGCCGGGCGAAGCACTCGCACCTGGGCCCGTCCCCATCGGCCTGGCCACCCCGGGAACCCGGCTGCATGTGCTCGACTCCCGACTCCGTCCCGTCGGCGCGGGGGAGTTGTACATCGCCGGGCAACAACTTGCGCGCGGCTATCTGGGTAGGCCCGGACTCACGGCCGCCGCCTTCGTGGCCGACCCACTCGGGCCGCCCGGCACGCGGATGTATCGCACCGGCGACCGCGTTCGCCGCCGAGACGATGACCTGCTCGAGTTCACCGGCCGGGTCGACGACCAGCTGGCCATCAACGGATTCCGGGTCGAGCCGGGCGAAATCGTCGACATGCTCACGCGGGCCGCCGACGTGGATCAAGCCGCGGTGGTAGCTCTCGACGACGGATCCGCAGGTGCAGGGCTCGTCGCGTATGTGACACCGGCACCGGGCGCCACCCCGACCGCCGCCGCACTGCGGGAGTACCTCGCCGACCGGCTTCCGGGACACCTTGTGCCAACGACCATTGTGCTGCTGGAAGCGTTTCCCCTCACCCCGAACGGCAAGCTCGACTACGCCGCTCTACCGGAACTCGTTGCAGGCACTGGGATGCACGCGGATTCGCCCCCAGCGCCGCGGACACCGACGGAACATCTCGTCTGTGAGCTGATGGCGGAGCTGCTCGAACTCGAACAGGTCGGCATCGACGATGATTTCTTCGCCCTCGGCGGGACCAGCCTGGCCGCCGCGCGCCTGGTGACCCGGGCCCGCCGCAACGGCGTGGATTTCACCCTCACCGACGTGCTCAGCCACCGTACGGTGCGCAGGTTGCTCGATCCTCCCTTCCGCCCGGCCGGGCACTGA
- a CDS encoding TauD/TfdA family dioxygenase encodes MAQALPAELAHLGPAVGLLESNGITSAAVYPLPDDLVDIPGWARRHRAEMRAALARFGVVLLRNVTVDVDLFGQIAAAVGGDPLPYRDRSTPRSHVDGNIYTSTEYPADQRIPLHNENSYADVWPAMLFFLCAEPARHGGATPVADSRAVFGRIDADIRTRFAGGIVYTRTYRDDVGLGWQEAFQTDSRSEVEEYCARHGQHCEWDGPVLRTRFHRPAWRAEASSGSPVWFNQAHLFHVSALDAEIREALLLSYPDRDLPRNAYHGDGSPLSADDLGRIDEVYRECALTIPWRRGDLMVVDNMVAAHGRMPYRGPRSVLVAMT; translated from the coding sequence ATGGCACAGGCACTGCCCGCCGAACTCGCCCACCTCGGTCCCGCTGTTGGCCTGCTCGAAAGCAACGGGATCACCTCGGCCGCGGTCTATCCGCTCCCTGACGACCTCGTCGACATCCCCGGATGGGCACGGCGGCACCGCGCGGAAATGCGGGCCGCGCTGGCCCGATTCGGAGTGGTGCTGCTGCGCAACGTAACCGTCGATGTCGACCTCTTCGGGCAGATCGCCGCCGCCGTCGGCGGCGATCCACTGCCCTACCGCGACCGTTCCACGCCCCGGTCGCACGTCGACGGCAACATCTACACCTCCACGGAATACCCTGCGGACCAGCGGATCCCACTGCACAACGAGAACTCTTACGCCGATGTCTGGCCCGCGATGCTGTTCTTTCTCTGCGCCGAACCTGCCCGACATGGCGGGGCGACGCCGGTCGCCGACAGTCGCGCGGTGTTCGGCCGGATCGACGCCGACATCCGCACGCGGTTCGCCGGCGGCATCGTCTACACCCGGACCTACCGTGACGATGTGGGGCTGGGCTGGCAGGAGGCGTTCCAGACCGATTCGCGGTCCGAAGTCGAGGAGTATTGCGCCCGGCATGGCCAGCATTGCGAGTGGGACGGCCCGGTACTGCGAACCCGGTTCCATCGGCCGGCTTGGCGTGCCGAGGCGTCTTCCGGCAGCCCGGTGTGGTTCAACCAAGCCCACTTGTTCCATGTGTCGGCGCTGGACGCGGAGATCCGCGAGGCACTGTTGCTCAGCTATCCCGACCGCGATCTGCCCCGCAACGCCTATCACGGCGACGGCAGTCCGCTGTCCGCGGATGATCTCGGGCGCATCGACGAGGTCTACCGGGAATGCGCCCTCACGATCCCATGGCGGCGGGGCGATCTGATGGTGGTCGACAACATGGTGGCCGCGCACGGCCGCATGCCGTATCGCGGTCCGCGTAGCGTGCTGGTGGCCATGACATGA
- a CDS encoding condensation domain-containing protein, producing the protein MSGDITEQGVTVYAASFGQRRLWYAQRLEPASPIANVPLAIRLRGNFDLAAWQRAVDVVVDRHDALRTCFADRGGTPEQVVLDTCRVRVEVEEIPESVAADFLDRVATTPFDPTVAPLLRIALARFADEDHLLAISMHHAITDGRSYDVLLRELSDSYAAIRRGAIPDPPELAVQYGDYAEWQQDAVAVGRWADQAEFWRAELADVPLLLELPTDRPRPSVRSSAGETIPFVVAAPTAAGIRDAARRLGGTVHMALMAAFQALLADIAGQDRFVVGTAVSGRGPAAVEDLIGFFVNTIPVKADCSGMPTFPELFGRVREHLLRAYAHQDLPLDHIVDAVRPPRDPARTPLFQAILTYSPHPLAEFRLPDVELGYVPVAPSGGCHSDLDLIVYDDGKQLQGYLIRPAALIDDERACGWVAALLGLLADIAAGSDRALCTGARPTPPVTAREAAPSGTAADGPRTDLQRFVADIWAQVLGANAVGVRDDLFACGGDSLQALRLLSRVETGTGRSIALADFLREPTVAGLAALLGDATNPGAADRPSVPLGPSERIPARASYGQHRLWFMQRLEPDSTTYTVPVAARVRGALDLVALQRAADVIVERHDVLRTRFADTGSIPEQIVEADFRVSLQVEEIPEAAAMDFVDRITGIPFDLTTLPLFRIAVARFGAADHLVVLAMHHAIADGWSIDLLFRELSLCYNAFQAGTVPVLPDISVRYGDYAEWQRAMAEAGHWDGQSSFWRTELADWPLILDLPTDRQRPAIRTAHGRSLHFTIPPATTAGIRAAARRYGGTVHMVLMAAFQAVLAELSGQDRFVVGTAVSGRGPAAVDNVVGFFVNTIPVKVDCSGAPSRPELFDRVRRNLLRAYTNQDLPLERIVDAVRPPRDLGRTPLFQAVLTFATDPCAELRLGATQIESHSVLQDAARTDLTVEIHDTTPALDGVVEFSTDLFDRVTVASFTDRLLEELAQWNR; encoded by the coding sequence ATGAGCGGCGATATCACTGAACAAGGTGTGACCGTCTACGCGGCGTCTTTCGGCCAGCGTCGGTTGTGGTACGCGCAGCGCCTGGAGCCCGCGAGTCCGATCGCCAACGTGCCCTTGGCGATACGCCTGCGCGGAAACTTCGATCTCGCGGCGTGGCAGCGGGCAGTCGATGTGGTGGTGGACCGGCACGATGCGCTGCGGACCTGTTTCGCCGATCGTGGCGGGACACCGGAACAGGTGGTCCTCGACACCTGCCGGGTGCGAGTCGAAGTCGAAGAGATCCCCGAGTCCGTCGCAGCCGACTTCCTGGACCGGGTCGCGACCACGCCATTCGATCCGACGGTCGCGCCGCTGCTGCGCATCGCCCTCGCCCGCTTCGCCGACGAGGATCACCTGCTGGCGATCAGCATGCATCATGCCATCACCGACGGCAGATCGTATGACGTGCTGCTGCGGGAGCTTTCGGACAGCTACGCGGCGATTCGCAGGGGCGCGATCCCGGATCCGCCCGAATTGGCGGTGCAGTACGGCGATTATGCCGAGTGGCAGCAGGATGCCGTCGCAGTGGGCCGGTGGGCCGACCAGGCCGAGTTCTGGCGCGCCGAACTCGCGGACGTGCCGCTGCTGCTGGAGTTGCCGACCGACCGGCCACGGCCATCGGTGCGATCCTCGGCAGGCGAGACGATTCCATTCGTGGTGGCCGCGCCGACCGCGGCGGGCATTCGGGATGCGGCGCGCCGGCTCGGCGGCACAGTGCACATGGCGCTGATGGCCGCGTTCCAGGCACTGCTCGCCGATATCGCAGGCCAGGACCGGTTCGTCGTCGGCACGGCCGTATCCGGTCGCGGCCCCGCGGCGGTGGAGGACCTGATCGGGTTCTTCGTCAACACCATTCCCGTCAAAGCGGATTGTTCCGGCATGCCGACGTTTCCGGAGCTGTTCGGCCGGGTTCGAGAACACCTGCTGCGTGCCTACGCCCATCAGGACCTGCCGCTGGACCACATCGTGGACGCCGTGCGGCCGCCGCGGGATCCGGCACGCACGCCGCTGTTCCAGGCCATCCTCACCTACAGCCCGCACCCGCTTGCCGAATTCCGGCTGCCCGACGTCGAACTCGGGTACGTCCCCGTGGCACCTTCCGGTGGCTGCCATTCCGACCTCGACCTCATCGTCTACGACGATGGAAAGCAATTGCAGGGCTATCTGATTCGACCTGCCGCCCTCATCGACGACGAACGTGCTTGCGGCTGGGTGGCGGCACTGCTGGGGCTGCTGGCAGACATCGCGGCCGGGTCGGATCGTGCGCTGTGCACCGGCGCCCGTCCAACGCCGCCGGTCACAGCACGCGAAGCCGCTCCCTCCGGGACGGCCGCCGACGGTCCGCGAACCGACCTGCAGCGCTTCGTCGCCGACATCTGGGCGCAGGTGCTCGGCGCGAACGCCGTCGGCGTGCGTGACGACCTGTTCGCCTGCGGGGGCGACTCGCTGCAAGCCCTCCGGCTGCTGAGCCGGGTCGAAACCGGGACCGGACGCAGCATCGCGCTGGCCGATTTCCTCCGCGAGCCCACCGTCGCCGGGCTCGCCGCGCTGCTGGGTGACGCCACGAATCCTGGTGCGGCCGATCGGCCTTCAGTGCCACTGGGCCCGTCCGAACGCATTCCCGCTCGCGCGTCGTACGGTCAGCACCGCCTCTGGTTCATGCAGCGACTGGAGCCCGACAGCACCACCTACACCGTGCCGGTGGCCGCTAGAGTGCGGGGTGCATTGGATCTCGTTGCGCTGCAACGGGCAGCCGACGTGATTGTGGAAAGGCACGATGTCCTCCGGACGCGCTTCGCCGACACCGGAAGCATTCCGGAACAGATCGTGGAAGCCGACTTCCGGGTATCGCTCCAGGTCGAAGAGATACCGGAAGCTGCCGCAATGGATTTCGTCGACCGAATCACCGGCATCCCATTCGACCTGACAACGCTGCCGTTGTTCCGCATCGCCGTCGCGAGATTCGGCGCCGCCGATCATCTGGTGGTTCTCGCGATGCACCATGCCATCGCCGATGGCTGGTCCATCGACCTCCTGTTCCGCGAATTATCGCTCTGCTACAACGCTTTCCAGGCGGGGACCGTACCCGTACTGCCGGATATTTCGGTTCGCTACGGCGATTACGCTGAATGGCAGCGTGCCATGGCCGAGGCGGGACACTGGGATGGCCAGTCGTCGTTCTGGCGCACCGAACTCGCCGACTGGCCACTGATCCTGGACCTTCCGACCGATCGACAGCGTCCTGCCATACGGACCGCACACGGCCGATCCCTGCATTTCACGATCCCCCCAGCCACCACGGCCGGGATACGCGCCGCGGCCCGGCGATATGGCGGCACCGTGCACATGGTGCTGATGGCCGCGTTCCAGGCAGTGCTCGCCGAACTCAGCGGACAGGACCGATTCGTCGTCGGCACCGCGGTGTCGGGCCGTGGCCCCGCCGCGGTCGACAATGTCGTCGGATTCTTCGTCAACACCATTCCGGTCAAGGTGGACTGTTCCGGCGCACCCAGCCGGCCGGAGCTTTTCGACCGGGTCCGACGCAACCTGCTGCGCGCGTATACGAATCAGGATCTTCCGCTGGAGCGCATCGTTGACGCTGTACGCCCGCCCCGCGACCTCGGCCGCACTCCGCTCTTCCAGGCCGTCCTGACCTTCGCAACCGACCCCTGCGCCGAATTGCGCCTCGGCGCAACGCAGATCGAATCGCATTCGGTGCTGCAGGACGCCGCCCGCACCGATCTGACGGTGGAGATCCACGACACCACACCGGCTTTGGACGGCGTGGTGGAGTTCAGCACCGACCTGTTCGACCGGGTGACCGTCGCCTCGTTCACCGACCGCCTCCTGGAGGAGCTCGCCCAGTGGAACCGCTGA
- a CDS encoding acyl carrier protein, which yields MEPLTDMTCPGITAYVTGMWCAILDVAAVGPDDNFFDLGGTSFQLLMVKDRLDTELGITTDLISFFRHPTVAELADYLYGKTR from the coding sequence GTGGAACCGCTGACCGATATGACCTGCCCCGGCATCACCGCATACGTCACCGGAATGTGGTGCGCGATCCTCGATGTCGCCGCGGTCGGCCCGGACGACAACTTCTTCGATCTGGGCGGGACTTCCTTCCAGCTGCTCATGGTGAAGGACCGCCTCGACACCGAGTTGGGCATCACCACCGACCTGATCAGCTTCTTCCGTCATCCCACGGTGGCGGAGCTGGCCGACTACCTCTACGGGAAGACACGATGA
- a CDS encoding type I polyketide synthase translates to MTADDAIAVVGMAGRFPGASDVAEFWRNLVAGKESLIRTANGAPGSGAYGVLADVDLFDAEFFRFAPAEAELLDPQHRLFLECAWHALENASCPPDRYGAQTGVFASASPSTYLLRTLLARFQHANPAEQHRILLATDKDYLATRTSYKLDLRGPSIGVQTACSSSLVAVHLAARALAAGDCGVAVVGGATVFLPQATLQEHVDGAIISADGHCRPFDAAATGAVGGNGVAAVVLRRVADAVRDGNPIRAVILGSAVENDGRRKVGYAAPGWEGQVRTVSRALERASVASTDIRYVEAHGTGTPIGDPLEVSALAEAFGRRRGGAAAPGDCLLGSVKSNIGHLDATAGVTGLIKAVLALEHGIIPGTVHFREPNPNFEWDRSPFAVNASAVEWPQSRADRRCGVSSLGIGGTNAHVVLAGWAEVARPPAGRSCHVVTFSAHSDAALAARTRDLRTHLEANPDADPADLARTTQVGRSALPHRRFVIARNRSELMAALADTAAVGTPAAPKAKVAFLFPGHGGQYPNVGARLWPDFEVFRNAHRECLDLLDAASDRSLKTLLSEPDRADDTLVAQPALFAVEYALARTWLHLGVRPTSMIGHSLGEYVAAVIAGVMTAEDAARLVVARAELMQKLAPGAMLAAAISEEDAARFVAAGADVAAVNAAKSCVLSGPVEVLEAVAEDLTGAGIPFRRLAVSRAFHSRMTDTCLDGLKEQFARIPLHPPNIPFASNVTGTWITDEQATSPDYWVEQTRRTVRFAEGLASVFASGPNVVVELGPGRALSRLAQRDPARPDGLRVLAALPAPRDEESESECLSRALAAAWTAGTPVDWAALWEHEEPSTAVDLPAYPFQRTRHWPSDTPPESRAAPAAVAAQPETGPDRSRSETGGLLAAVRSTYTDVIGRPLDDVANFFDAGGDSLVAVQAVLALRAELGQELSLREFVDNPSIEQLTALLADRKTADPTLRTAITEPSPDTAVLSAQTCPATPTVSTCSSTTPAPGPRSGPGFSVFFFSADSVEGDRYGLILDCAQRADELGYTAIWTPERHFHQFGDLFPNPSVLAAGIATRTSRIQLRAGSVVAPLHHPARVAEEWAIVDNLSGGRVGLGFAPGFLPLDFVFSQASYQRKQQVMLDRIEKVRKLWRGESIDDVNGLGERVRLRTFPRPVQPELPVWLTAATNPATFAAAGRSGYNVLTALINLDVTELEERIVAYRAGRTEAGLDPAAGVVSVMVHAYLGAGDDDAVRAVVEQPFREYLWANSEIIKSAAKAVLGDLDLDQLTPADRETLMDFAFARYWGSSALLGGADTFRSRAQRLADMGVDEIACLVDFGLGRDTVVASLERIAETMALQAVPRV, encoded by the coding sequence ATGACGGCGGATGACGCAATCGCAGTGGTGGGTATGGCCGGTCGGTTCCCCGGCGCCTCCGACGTGGCCGAGTTCTGGCGAAACCTGGTGGCGGGCAAGGAGTCTTTGATCCGCACGGCAAACGGCGCACCGGGTTCGGGCGCTTACGGCGTGCTGGCCGACGTCGACCTGTTCGACGCCGAGTTCTTCCGGTTCGCGCCCGCCGAGGCCGAACTCCTCGATCCGCAGCACCGGCTGTTCCTCGAATGCGCATGGCATGCCTTGGAGAACGCCTCCTGCCCGCCGGACCGTTATGGCGCGCAGACCGGAGTGTTCGCCTCCGCCAGCCCGAGTACGTATCTGCTGCGGACCCTGCTCGCCCGATTCCAGCACGCGAATCCCGCCGAGCAGCACCGTATCCTGCTGGCCACCGACAAGGACTACCTCGCTACCCGCACCTCCTACAAGCTCGACCTGCGGGGCCCTAGTATCGGCGTGCAGACGGCATGTTCGTCGTCGCTGGTCGCGGTGCACCTCGCGGCCCGCGCGCTGGCCGCGGGCGACTGCGGGGTTGCGGTGGTGGGCGGCGCCACCGTATTCCTTCCACAAGCGACCCTGCAGGAGCACGTGGACGGTGCCATCATCTCCGCAGATGGGCACTGCCGCCCGTTCGACGCCGCCGCCACTGGCGCGGTCGGGGGCAATGGGGTGGCCGCAGTGGTGCTGCGCCGCGTCGCCGACGCCGTCCGCGACGGCAATCCGATTCGCGCGGTGATCCTCGGTTCCGCGGTCGAGAACGATGGACGGCGCAAGGTCGGCTACGCCGCGCCCGGCTGGGAAGGCCAAGTGCGGACCGTATCCCGCGCGCTCGAGCGCGCGAGTGTCGCGAGTACCGACATCAGATATGTCGAGGCCCACGGCACCGGCACGCCGATCGGCGATCCGCTGGAGGTATCGGCGCTGGCCGAGGCGTTCGGGCGACGCCGCGGCGGTGCGGCGGCACCCGGGGACTGCCTGCTCGGTTCCGTCAAGTCGAATATCGGACATCTGGACGCCACCGCAGGCGTGACCGGCCTCATCAAGGCGGTGCTCGCGCTGGAGCACGGAATCATTCCGGGCACAGTGCATTTCCGGGAGCCGAACCCGAACTTCGAGTGGGATCGGTCCCCGTTCGCTGTCAACGCGTCGGCGGTGGAGTGGCCGCAATCGCGCGCGGACCGCCGCTGCGGCGTGAGCAGTCTCGGTATCGGCGGCACCAATGCCCATGTCGTGCTGGCAGGTTGGGCCGAAGTCGCTCGTCCGCCCGCCGGACGTTCGTGTCATGTGGTGACGTTCTCGGCGCACTCCGATGCCGCCCTGGCAGCCCGGACCCGAGACCTGCGCACGCACCTCGAGGCCAACCCCGACGCCGATCCGGCCGACCTCGCTCGCACCACCCAAGTCGGCCGCAGCGCACTGCCGCACCGTCGTTTCGTGATCGCGCGCAACCGCTCCGAGCTGATGGCGGCGCTCGCCGACACAGCGGCAGTCGGCACGCCCGCGGCGCCGAAGGCAAAGGTAGCGTTCCTCTTCCCCGGCCACGGCGGACAGTACCCGAATGTAGGCGCGCGGCTGTGGCCCGACTTCGAGGTTTTCCGTAACGCGCACCGGGAGTGTCTGGACCTGCTGGACGCCGCTTCCGATCGATCACTGAAAACACTGCTTTCCGAACCGGATCGCGCGGACGACACACTGGTCGCACAACCCGCGCTCTTCGCGGTCGAATACGCGCTCGCCCGCACCTGGCTGCACCTCGGTGTGCGGCCGACGAGCATGATCGGCCACAGCCTCGGCGAATATGTAGCGGCGGTGATCGCGGGCGTGATGACCGCCGAGGACGCGGCACGGCTGGTGGTGGCCCGTGCGGAGCTCATGCAGAAACTCGCGCCGGGGGCTATGCTCGCCGCCGCCATCAGCGAGGAGGATGCCGCTCGATTCGTTGCCGCGGGGGCGGATGTGGCGGCCGTCAACGCCGCGAAGTCATGCGTGCTTTCGGGACCCGTCGAGGTCCTCGAGGCGGTCGCCGAGGACCTGACCGGCGCGGGCATCCCCTTCCGACGCCTGGCGGTGTCGCGGGCCTTCCACAGTCGGATGACCGACACCTGTCTCGACGGCCTGAAGGAGCAGTTCGCCCGAATCCCCCTGCACCCACCGAACATTCCCTTCGCGTCCAATGTCACCGGCACCTGGATCACCGACGAGCAGGCGACGAGTCCGGACTACTGGGTCGAACAAACGCGGCGCACAGTGCGGTTCGCCGAGGGTTTGGCCAGCGTATTCGCGTCGGGTCCGAACGTGGTGGTGGAGTTGGGGCCCGGCCGTGCACTGAGCAGGCTGGCACAGCGCGATCCGGCGCGCCCGGATGGCCTTCGGGTCCTCGCGGCCCTGCCCGCGCCCCGCGACGAGGAGTCCGAATCCGAGTGCCTGTCGCGGGCGTTGGCGGCGGCATGGACCGCGGGCACTCCGGTCGACTGGGCGGCGCTATGGGAGCACGAAGAGCCGTCGACTGCTGTCGACTTGCCTGCCTACCCGTTCCAGCGCACCCGCCATTGGCCGTCCGACACACCCCCGGAATCCCGCGCCGCACCGGCCGCTGTGGCCGCGCAACCAGAGACAGGCCCGGACCGGTCCCGCTCGGAAACCGGGGGCCTGCTCGCGGCAGTTCGCTCCACTTACACGGACGTGATCGGACGTCCGCTCGACGATGTCGCGAACTTCTTCGACGCGGGCGGAGATTCGTTGGTGGCAGTGCAGGCGGTATTGGCGTTGCGCGCCGAGCTCGGCCAGGAGCTGTCGTTGCGCGAATTCGTCGACAACCCCAGTATCGAGCAACTGACCGCCCTGCTGGCCGACCGTAAAACCGCCGACCCCACGCTCCGAACAGCCATAACGGAACCTTCCCCGGACACCGCCGTCCTGTCGGCCCAGACCTGCCCGGCGACACCGACGGTGTCCACGTGTAGCAGTACCACTCCCGCGCCCGGCCCGCGGTCGGGTCCGGGGTTCAGCGTGTTCTTCTTCTCCGCCGACTCCGTCGAGGGCGACCGCTACGGGCTGATCCTCGACTGCGCGCAGCGCGCCGACGAACTCGGCTACACCGCGATCTGGACGCCGGAACGCCACTTCCACCAATTCGGCGACCTGTTTCCCAACCCTTCGGTGCTGGCAGCGGGAATCGCGACCCGTACCAGCAGGATCCAGCTGCGCGCGGGCAGTGTCGTTGCACCGCTGCATCATCCGGCACGCGTCGCCGAGGAGTGGGCGATCGTGGACAACCTCTCGGGCGGCCGGGTCGGACTCGGGTTCGCGCCGGGATTCCTGCCGCTCGACTTCGTCTTCAGCCAGGCCTCCTACCAGCGCAAGCAGCAGGTCATGCTGGACCGTATCGAAAAAGTGCGCAAGCTGTGGCGCGGCGAATCGATCGATGACGTCAACGGTTTGGGTGAACGGGTGCGCCTGCGCACCTTCCCCCGGCCGGTACAGCCCGAACTACCGGTGTGGCTTACCGCGGCAACCAATCCGGCGACCTTCGCCGCGGCGGGACGGTCGGGCTACAACGTGCTCACTGCGCTGATCAACCTGGACGTGACCGAACTGGAAGAGCGGATCGTCGCCTATCGGGCCGGACGCACGGAGGCCGGCCTCGACCCGGCCGCCGGCGTTGTTTCCGTCATGGTGCACGCGTACCTGGGCGCGGGTGACGACGACGCGGTACGGGCGGTGGTGGAGCAGCCCTTCCGCGAATACCTCTGGGCGAACTCCGAAATCATCAAGTCCGCGGCCAAGGCGGTGCTCGGCGATCTCGACCTGGACCAGCTCACGCCCGCCGACCGGGAGACCCTGATGGACTTCGCTTTCGCGCGGTACTGGGGATCGAGCGCGCTGCTCGGCGGCGCGGACACCTTCCGGTCCCGGGCACAGCGACTGGCGGACATGGGTGTCGACGAGATCGCCTGCCTGGTGGACTTCGGCCTCGGCCGTGACACCGTAGTGGCAAGCTTGGAACGCATCGCCGAAACGATGGCGCTGCAGGCCGTGCCCCGGGTATGA